Proteins co-encoded in one Deltaproteobacteria bacterium genomic window:
- a CDS encoding ABC transporter substrate-binding protein — protein sequence MKLLASLLTLTLLAFVNSSGAQSKPLKHIYIGVSSVSMGNIMIFITKEAKLFEKYGLYADPVVMRGSGESSKAMIGGSIQFSPIATPTVINAGLSGADLVILGHTLPGVVQATVAKPEIKRVEDLKGKKIGVTTFGSLTDFLVQYQLRKKGLNPGRDVALIQIGGSDAERIGALKQGSIDAASLSFPGYAIAMKMGFPMLWDSAKEVDYPWIEITTRRSIIQKDRETVMNYMKAYLEATALFKRDREFSKKVIKKVLRLDNEELLNQSYDTFAKAFLQVPYPNTVGMKTSFEYIAATRPEVWDHKPEEFVDKSFVEELDRSGFIKKLYEK from the coding sequence ATGAAATTACTCGCGTCGCTTCTCACCCTCACTCTGCTGGCATTTGTCAATTCAAGTGGCGCCCAGTCCAAACCCCTAAAGCACATCTACATCGGCGTTTCTTCGGTGAGCATGGGTAATATCATGATCTTCATCACCAAGGAGGCCAAGCTGTTTGAAAAGTACGGTCTCTACGCCGACCCGGTCGTCATGCGTGGCTCAGGCGAATCTTCGAAGGCGATGATCGGCGGCAGCATTCAGTTTTCGCCCATCGCCACGCCGACGGTGATCAACGCTGGGCTTTCCGGGGCCGACCTGGTGATCCTCGGCCACACATTGCCTGGCGTGGTGCAAGCGACGGTCGCCAAGCCCGAGATCAAAAGAGTCGAAGATCTGAAGGGCAAGAAAATCGGTGTGACGACATTCGGTTCGCTGACGGATTTCTTGGTTCAGTACCAACTGCGCAAAAAAGGCCTCAACCCAGGGCGCGACGTCGCGTTGATTCAGATCGGCGGCAGCGATGCCGAGCGTATCGGCGCGCTAAAGCAGGGTTCCATCGACGCCGCTTCGCTGTCGTTTCCCGGCTACGCCATTGCAATGAAGATGGGCTTTCCCATGCTTTGGGACTCGGCGAAGGAGGTCGACTATCCCTGGATCGAGATCACCACCCGCCGCTCGATCATTCAGAAAGATCGAGAGACGGTCATGAACTACATGAAGGCCTACCTGGAAGCGACGGCCTTGTTTAAGCGCGACCGGGAGTTCAGCAAAAAGGTAATCAAAAAAGTCCTGCGACTTGACAACGAGGAATTGCTCAACCAGTCCTACGATACCTTTGCCAAAGCTTTTTTACAGGTGCCCTATCCAAACACCGTCGGCATGAAAACCAGCTTCGAATACATCGCCGCGACGCGCCCCGAGGTATGGGACCACAAGCCCGAGGAATTTGTCGACAAAAGTTTTGTCGAGGAGTTGGACAGGAGTGGGTTTATCAAGAAGCTCTACGAGAAATAG